In the Hordeum vulgare subsp. vulgare chromosome 7H, MorexV3_pseudomolecules_assembly, whole genome shotgun sequence genome, one interval contains:
- the LOC123410145 gene encoding carbonic anhydrase, chloroplastic-like encodes MDPVERLKTGFEKFKTEVYDQKPDLFEPLKAHQSPKYMVFACADSRVCPSVTLGLEPGEAFMVRNIAAMVPCYCKNKHTGVGSAIEYAVCALKVEVIVVIGHSRCGGIKALLNLKDGADDTFHFVEDWVRIGFPARKKVKDECSEMPFEDQCGVLEKEAVNVSLQNLSTYPFVKEGVANGTLKLVGGHYDFVSGKFDTWEL; translated from the exons ATGGACCCTGTCGAGCGCCTCAAGACCGGCTTCGAGAAGTTCAAGACCGAGGTCTACGA CCAGAAGCCGGATCTCTTCGAGCCCCTCAAGGCCCACCAGTCACCCAAG TACATGGTGTTTGCGTGCGCCGACTCACGCGTGTGCCCGTCGGTGACCCTGGGCCTGGAGCCCGGCGAGGCCTTCATGGTCCGCAACATCGCTGCCATGGTCCCTTGCTACTGCAAGAACAAGCACACCGGCGTCGGGTCGGCCATCGAGTACGCCGTCTGCGCCCTCAAGGTCGAGGTCATCGTGGTGATCGGCCACAGCCGGTGTGGCGGGATCAAGGCCCTGCTCAACCTCAAGGATGGCGCGGACGACACATT CCACTTCGTCGAGGACTGGGTCAGGATTGGCTTCCCGGCCAGGAAGAAGGTGAAGGACGAGTGCTCCGAGATGCCATTCGAGGACCAGTGCGGCGTCCTGGAGAAG GAGGCCGTCAACGTGTCCCTCCAGAACCTCAGCACCTACCCGTTCGTCAAGGAGGGTGTGGCCAACGGAACCCTCAAGCTGGTCGGCGGCCACTACGACTTCGTCTCCGGCAAGTTCGACACATGGGAGCTGTAA